AGCTATGGCGAAATTGAAAAACGTAATCAAATCAAGGAACAGAGCTATGGGTTCAACCTGAGTTTCAGAGATAAAAAGAGCAAAAATCTAGAGGCGGGTTTCAATTATTTGGTCAACCAATATTCACGACCTATCTACAGAACTCCCAGCAACTACAACCAGTTCGAATTCAGTGGAAATCAAAACTATAATCTGGGGCTATTTGTGAATTACAACTGGCAAAACTTCTTACTATTTAGCGAGGCGGCCTATTCCAGATCTGGTGGCAAAGCACTGATAGCAGGTTTTATGGCAAGTCTTAGTCCCTCCATCTCCTCTAGTTTTATCTATCGCAACTATGCAAAGGATTATCATGGTCTATATGCACAGAGCTTTGCAGAAGGCTCCAGAAGCATCAATGAAAACGGTTTCTACTGGGGCATTCAAATCAAACCCTCCAAAAAATGGCAGCTCTCAGCCTATTACGACTACTTCAGATTTCCCTGGCTAAGGTATCGAGCCTCGGCTCCCGGTTCTGGTTATGAATACTTGATCAAATCAGATTTTCGAGTCAATCGCAAAATCAATCTGTACCTGCAATATCGACAACAATCCAAAGAACGAGATACCTCTACAGATACTCCCACTAAAAGTATAAATGCAGGTGTCAAGCGCTCCTTTGCAGCCAATATGGATTACAACTTCAACTCATATATCGGACTAAAATCCCGAATACAATACAGTCAGTTTACAATTGCAGGAGAGGAAAGCCAGGGCATGACTATCATTCAGGACATCAATTTAAGCTTCTCGAGATTCAGAATAAGCGGACGATTCTCAATATTCGAAACGGAAGACTATGAAAATCGGCAGTATGTTTATGAAAAAGACCTTCTCTATGCATTTTCAATCCCTGCATATTATGGAACCGGCACCCGCGCATACATCCTGTTAAGATATCAGCCCTTTAGAAAGCTCACCCTATGGGCAAAATATGGTCGCTACCGCTACGATATAGAAACAGAATCGATCGGTTCTGGAAATGAACAAATCATCGGTAATATCAAATCAGAAATCAAATTTCAGATCCGTTATAAAATATAAAGCCCATTGAACATTAAGTTCAATGGGCTTTCCATATCCTAAATGAGGACTATTTAATCCTCTGCATTTATCTCTGCCAAAGATTCAGAAACGTTGATGATGTGATCACCAATCTTCTCACAACCTACGATCAAATCTCTATAAGCAACACCCGTACGTACATCATAGTTCTTCTCCTCGATGTGCTTGTAGTATGCTTTATTTAGTTTCTTGGTCATCGCGTTAATGGCATCCTCCGCTTTCTCTGCAGAAACGGAAGTTACGTCAGAGTAATCTTTATTCAAGTTCTCCAACATCACTTTGATTGCCTTTTCTACCAAATCAATCAAGCCTTCTAAGTTATCCATTTGATCCTTAGAGAACTCAAACTTGTATTTAGATTTCTTACTGGCATCTTTGGACATTCTGGTAATGATATCAGCTACTCTTTCCAAGTCACCTGTAATGCTCAAGATAGCTCTGATCTCCTCAGATGCAGATGAGGAAAGACGTCCCTCGGCAACCTTCACCAAATAATCATTGATTTCAATTTCCAGATCATCTGTTCTTTGCTCATACTTCTCAATTTTTTTCAGCAGCTTGTCTATCTTCTTAGAGCTATCAGACTTAATCAGCTCTCTTGAGAAACCGTGCATCTTCTTGATGATCTTTCCATAGATCACTAGCTCCTTTCTTGCCTCCAAAAGTGAAATCTCAGCAGTACGCATCAAGTTAGTACCAATGTATTCCAAGTGGAATTCATCATCCTCATCATCCTTAGTTGGTACCAGTTTAATCACAATTTTCTCGATGTATGGAATAAACCAAATCATGAGAAGTGTATTAATCACGTTGAAACTGATGTGAAAATAAGTCAACCCCCATTTTACATCTGCCACGTTGTTCAAAGGCGAACCATGTCCTGTCGCTGACATGATTCCGTCCACTGCATTGATATAGAAATTGAATATCAGCAACATCCAAACTACCCCCAATACATTAAACAAGAGGTGTGCCCTCGCGGCTCGTTTGGCGTGAACATTACCAACCAGAGCGGCCAGATTTGCAGTAATGGTGGTTCCGATGTTTTCTCCTAACACGATAGCTGCTGCCATATCGAATGGAATCCATCCATTGTCACACATGATCAAAGTAATGGCCATTGCTGCACTCGATGATTGTACCACCACGGTTAAAGCAGTACCAATAAATACGGCAATAATGATGGCCATGAAGCCCATTTCATTCAATGAAGAAATCCATGCCAAAATCTCCGGATTACTCTTTAGATCTGGAACTGCATGTTTCAATTCACTTAGTCCCATGAATAATAAAGCAAACCCAATCATGAACTCACCCCAATATTTCAATTCAGCCTTTTTGGCGAACAATAATGGGAAACCAAATGCAATGATTGGCAATGCATAATGCGAAATACTGAACTTAGAAAAGCCTAAGAACAGTATCAAAACTGCAGTAATCGTAGTACCAATATTGGCCCCCATGATTACACTTATCGCTTGTCTTAGCTTGAGTAATCCTGCATTGACAAAACTTACAACCATCACAGTTGTGGCTGATGATGATTGGATAATAGCTGTAGTCAGAAATCCGGTAAAAACCCCACTCACTCTATTTGACGTAATGAGACTCATTACAGACCTTAACTTGTCCCCTGCTACCTTTTGAATGGATTCGCTCATGACCTTCATCCCATAGATGAAGAAACCTAACGCTCCAATCAATTTCAAAACCTCGAATAATCCGTATTCCACTTGTCTATTTTTTGTTTTCCTGAATTATTAAAATGCGTGCAAATCTAAAGATAATTCCCACACTCAATTTTAACTTAATGTTAACAAATACCCTACTACAGTATCCAAAAGAATCCAATACTTAACATTTAGGTAACATACCGCATTCCTATATGATTTACTTTTGCGCCTCCATATGGAAGGTAAAAAGGAAAAAGAATCAATAAGCATAATTAAGTTCATACTAAGCCTATTAGCGGCTTTAGTAGTCTTCCTATGGTCACTGGATTTGATGACTGGCACTTTTCAGCTATTAAGCTCCAACACCATCTCCAACCTGCTAGAAGCCATAGCTAATCCATTCATCAGCCTCTTCATTGGCATCTTTATTACTGCGGTGATCCAGAGCAGTTCGACCAGCACTTCGCTTGTGGTTGCCATCGTAGCTTCCGGTAGTCTTTCGTTACAAAATGCCGTCCCTATGATCATGGGTGCTAATATTGGTACCACTTTGACTAGTACTATTGTATCTCTTAGCTACATTACCAACAACAAAGAATTCAGAAAAGCCATAGCTACAGGAGTCATGCACGACTTCTTCAATATTCTGACTGTAATCATTCTATTTCCCTTAGAATACTACTATCATATTGTTTCTGACCTATCCATCAGCATCACTCACATGATTGGAATGGAGTCTGCACAAGCCTCCTCCATAAAGCACGGAAGATTTGGATTATTTGGCACGCTTAATCAGTACCTCATCGAGGTTATTCCTTCAAAGACACTGGTTATCATTATATCCATGGTGGCCTTATTTTCTTCGATCAAGATTATCTCCAGAACAATCTCCAAAAGACTAATTGGCACCATTAGAGAAAAATTTGAAGAGGTATTCTTTAAAAACAATTTCAAAGCATTTGGACTAGGCGCCATACTTACTGGAGTCATTCAGTCTAGCTCGATTACCACTACTGTAATCGTACCACTTGGTGCTACTGGTAAAATCAAATTAGAGAAAATTTTCCCATATATAGTAGGCGCCAATATTGGCACTACCATCACCGCACTCATCGCTGCTTTGAACAAATCGGAAGCAGCCATGAATATCGCTTTGGTACATTTTCTATTCAACCTATTGGGAACAATCATCTTCCTGCTAATCCCCGGAGTAAAGAGGATACCTGTGCTATACGCCGAAAAATTTGGAAAGATGACCATGAGATACAAAGTCATTGGCTTTTTCTACATCCTGGTCATTTTCTTCATTCTACCTCTTTCTCTCATTTTTCTAAACCGACTCTAACAGCTTGAAATCAAACTATTTACCCATAAAACCAAAGAAACTTTTATGTTAAGAAATCATAAAACAAACATCAATAAATTGTAAACTAATACTTAATTCAGATTCAGAAAATGCGTTATTTATTATTAGGAATGGCAATGATTTGCCTGGTTGGGTATTCTCATGCCCAATCATTCGAGGGAAGTGCAATCGGAAAAGGAATACGATTTGTCCCTAAGGATTCGTCCTTTAGTATCCAATGGAATACCAGATTTCAAACTCAGTATGTTGGAGTCCAGAATTTGGAATCTGATGAATATTCAGATGCCTTTACGATTCGTCGATTTAGACTCAAATTCAAAGGTTTCCTATTCAACCCCAACATTCAATACAAAACAGAGCTCGCGCTATCTAATCGCGATCAGGGTGACTTCTTTGCCGAACACAACGGAGCGGCCAGTATTGTTTTGGATGCGGTGCTAAAATGGAGATTCGCTCCAGGATGGCAGCTTTGGGTAGGTCAGACCAAACTCCCAGGTAACCGTGAGCGAGTGATTTCATCCGGTGCACTACAGTTGGTAGATCGTAGTAGACTCAATAGTCGCTACAACATCGATCGTGATAAAGGGCTTCAGCTGCACCATGAGCATAAAGTCGGATCTGTGGTACTGAGGGAGATCGGGTCCATCTCGTCTGGAGAAGGCCGAAACGTCACCTTGCCCAACAACCATGGCTATGACTATACAGGTAGAATAGAAGTTCTACCTTTTGGCAAGTTCAGTTCAAAAGGAGACTACTTCGGTGCTGATCTGGCTCGCGAAGAAAGTGTTAAACTTTCGCTAGCAGCTACCTATGACTACAACGTAGGAACCAGCAGAGAAAGAGGTCAATTAGGCTATTTCATATTTGATGAGACTGGTGAAGAACTTCGTAGCACACTTTCTACCGTATTTGTAGATGCATATCTCAAGTATAACGGCTGGAGTGTCATGTATGAATATGCACACAAAACTGTAGCCAAAGGTGAAAAATCTGGTTTTGGAACTGAAGGTGAAGCACGTAACTTTTATACTGGCCAGGCGCACAACATCCAGGGCGGTTATCTATTCAAAAACAACCTGAGTATTGATGGTAGATTCACAGACAACCAACCAGATGCAGGTGTGGATGATCCAGAAAAGAGGTATGAAATTGGATTTGGGAAATATATCGCAGGTCATTCCTTGAAACTACAAGTAAGTACAGCCTATAGAGATAGATTAACCAAAGATGACGAAATGCTCTATTTCGCTCAGCTAGAAATTGGATTCTAAAAGAAACAGAACACAAGAAACAAGGACAGCCTGCTCTATTGATCAGGCTGTTTTATTTTTTCTACTTTTCTGACTTGAGTTTCACTATCTCATTTTGCAAATTAGCCACTATGGCGGTGAGCTCTGAGATATTCATATCTCCAGAAGGAGATCCTGTAGGATCAGGAAAATCAATACTAATGAAGGCTTTGGACTCCCATACCTCTATGATGCTCTTAGCCTCCACCTGATAGGGCGAGTAAGACTTATTGTCCGACACCAAAAACAGCATCCCATTCTCATCTACATAGTTAAACACCCTTTTGTAGACGATCCCTTCTTCCTTACTTAGGAGCACATAGGTCTTACCATTTTTGATATCATTGACATTCTCTACATACTGACCGATAATGATCGTGCCCGGCTGTAGTGGCAACATCGAATCGCCAGAGATTTCAAACGCCCTGTAGGTCGCATTGCCAGGCAGCATGGGTAGACGAAATTTAGGCAAATTCTCAATGTATCCAGGATCCGCATATCCATTGAGATAGCCGGCTGACGCCTTCTGAGGAATCAGTTCAATATTTTCCCTGTCCTGACTATCTACCGTAATCGAAAGTATCTTAGCCTGATCATTGGAGCTGATATACAATTCTTCCTCTGACAACTCGCTCACATCTTTACTAATCAGCGTATCTACCGACACATTGAAAAGCTCCGACATTCCCAGCAAATTATGCAGACGAGGGTCTGCCCTGCCCTCTTCATAGGCACCTACCAGAGATCGCTTGATGCCTATAGCCTGGGCGAAAGTCTCCTGCGTATAACCAAATTTCTTCCTTAGATATTTGATGTTCTCATTGAGCTTAGCTACTTCCATATTACTCGATCTAGATTAGGCATCAAACATAATAATACCATTGTCATTATTACAGGCTTTGCCAATGGAATATAAGTTGATATGATGGATGTTGGTCTTGTTCTTGATCTGATCCAGCCTCATGTAGATCTTCTGAACCACGTTCGTCAGTGTCTCACCAGAGTCTGCCAGGACATAT
This is a stretch of genomic DNA from Reichenbachiella ulvae. It encodes these proteins:
- a CDS encoding helix-hairpin-helix domain-containing protein, coding for MKRIGWLILWMVFNIPFASAQEPPRPEIDIQEFVIDLFQVPDQDINYEDLYESLYQLYLNPIDLNQTSLSELNQLYQLTPLQINQLMNYIQNHGPLLSIYEIQVLESFDEETIHSILPFVIVNPNSSSHSQHGLVKRIMKEDNTYLLLRSESVLEEKKGYQSNDSNSYLGSPLKVYGRFLSRHTGDYSLGFTFEKDPGETLAWNNKNQQYGFDYYSFHFLWENKGRLKKLALGDYQLQFGQGLIFGAGFNPGKGAETITTVRRSNTGIRPYTSVIESGFMRGAAITYSILPTINLTTFYSHNQLDANIQNSSDTESYEEYVSSILATGFHRSYGEIEKRNQIKEQSYGFNLSFRDKKSKNLEAGFNYLVNQYSRPIYRTPSNYNQFEFSGNQNYNLGLFVNYNWQNFLLFSEAAYSRSGGKALIAGFMASLSPSISSSFIYRNYAKDYHGLYAQSFAEGSRSINENGFYWGIQIKPSKKWQLSAYYDYFRFPWLRYRASAPGSGYEYLIKSDFRVNRKINLYLQYRQQSKERDTSTDTPTKSINAGVKRSFAANMDYNFNSYIGLKSRIQYSQFTIAGEESQGMTIIQDINLSFSRFRISGRFSIFETEDYENRQYVYEKDLLYAFSIPAYYGTGTRAYILLRYQPFRKLTLWAKYGRYRYDIETESIGSGNEQIIGNIKSEIKFQIRYKI
- a CDS encoding Na/Pi cotransporter family protein; this translates as MEYGLFEVLKLIGALGFFIYGMKVMSESIQKVAGDKLRSVMSLITSNRVSGVFTGFLTTAIIQSSSATTVMVVSFVNAGLLKLRQAISVIMGANIGTTITAVLILFLGFSKFSISHYALPIIAFGFPLLFAKKAELKYWGEFMIGFALLFMGLSELKHAVPDLKSNPEILAWISSLNEMGFMAIIIAVFIGTALTVVVQSSSAAMAITLIMCDNGWIPFDMAAAIVLGENIGTTITANLAALVGNVHAKRAARAHLLFNVLGVVWMLLIFNFYINAVDGIMSATGHGSPLNNVADVKWGLTYFHISFNVINTLLMIWFIPYIEKIVIKLVPTKDDEDDEFHLEYIGTNLMRTAEISLLEARKELVIYGKIIKKMHGFSRELIKSDSSKKIDKLLKKIEKYEQRTDDLEIEINDYLVKVAEGRLSSSASEEIRAILSITGDLERVADIITRMSKDASKKSKYKFEFSKDQMDNLEGLIDLVEKAIKVMLENLNKDYSDVTSVSAEKAEDAINAMTKKLNKAYYKHIEEKNYDVRTGVAYRDLIVGCEKIGDHIINVSESLAEINAED
- a CDS encoding Na/Pi symporter, which codes for MEGKKEKESISIIKFILSLLAALVVFLWSLDLMTGTFQLLSSNTISNLLEAIANPFISLFIGIFITAVIQSSSTSTSLVVAIVASGSLSLQNAVPMIMGANIGTTLTSTIVSLSYITNNKEFRKAIATGVMHDFFNILTVIILFPLEYYYHIVSDLSISITHMIGMESAQASSIKHGRFGLFGTLNQYLIEVIPSKTLVIIISMVALFSSIKIISRTISKRLIGTIREKFEEVFFKNNFKAFGLGAILTGVIQSSSITTTVIVPLGATGKIKLEKIFPYIVGANIGTTITALIAALNKSEAAMNIALVHFLFNLLGTIIFLLIPGVKRIPVLYAEKFGKMTMRYKVIGFFYILVIFFILPLSLIFLNRL
- a CDS encoding OprO/OprP family phosphate-selective porin yields the protein MRYLLLGMAMICLVGYSHAQSFEGSAIGKGIRFVPKDSSFSIQWNTRFQTQYVGVQNLESDEYSDAFTIRRFRLKFKGFLFNPNIQYKTELALSNRDQGDFFAEHNGAASIVLDAVLKWRFAPGWQLWVGQTKLPGNRERVISSGALQLVDRSRLNSRYNIDRDKGLQLHHEHKVGSVVLREIGSISSGEGRNVTLPNNHGYDYTGRIEVLPFGKFSSKGDYFGADLAREESVKLSLAATYDYNVGTSRERGQLGYFIFDETGEELRSTLSTVFVDAYLKYNGWSVMYEYAHKTVAKGEKSGFGTEGEARNFYTGQAHNIQGGYLFKNNLSIDGRFTDNQPDAGVDDPEKRYEIGFGKYIAGHSLKLQVSTAYRDRLTKDDEMLYFAQLEIGF
- a CDS encoding XRE family transcriptional regulator, with protein sequence MEVAKLNENIKYLRKKFGYTQETFAQAIGIKRSLVGAYEEGRADPRLHNLLGMSELFNVSVDTLISKDVSELSEEELYISSNDQAKILSITVDSQDRENIELIPQKASAGYLNGYADPGYIENLPKFRLPMLPGNATYRAFEISGDSMLPLQPGTIIIGQYVENVNDIKNGKTYVLLSKEEGIVYKRVFNYVDENGMLFLVSDNKSYSPYQVEAKSIIEVWESKAFISIDFPDPTGSPSGDMNISELTAIVANLQNEIVKLKSEK